In Citrus sinensis cultivar Valencia sweet orange chromosome 3, DVS_A1.0, whole genome shotgun sequence, the sequence AAGTTTAAATGATCTTTGCCTGGTTTGTAACTCTGATAAAGAAACTGTTTTTCACCTACTGGTTGACTGTCCCTTTGCAAGAACCTGTTGGATTAAATCAAAAGTCGGCTTCTTTGGTATCTATTCATCATTCAAGGATTGGCTTCAAGCTTTGTTTAGGAACTGCACTAATGAGCAGTGCTGGATCGCTGTTATGGTCTGCTGGAAGCTATGAAGCAACAGGAATAATCTGGTTTGGCAGGGGAAATGCGACACAGCAAAACAGATTGTTAATGCAGCTGGTAATTTGTTGTTTCAACGGCAGTCAGCTAAATCCTCTGTGATGTTTAATCAAGTCTCAAGTGATCCAGGTGCTGGTGCTATTGCTTGGTCTCCTCCTCGAGTAGGCTGGCTTAAATGTAACACTGATGCTGCAGTTTTTGCTGATGAGGGACGAGATGGGCTGGGCAGTGTTATCCGTGATGAATCGGGGAAATTCGTTGCTGGTCTTTGTTGTAATATCAGGGGAAACTATTCTCCTCGGGATGCTGAGGTCCTTAGCATTCATAAGCTCTCTCTTGGCTGAAGTCTATGAAGTTGTCAAAGGTTATCATTGAAACTGATTGCCTCCAAGCGTTTTATGCTCTAGTCGATCGAAAGAGTCCTCTAAATAGCTTTGGCTCATTAGTTTTGGATTGCAAATGTATTGCTGATTCTATAGGCGATATTGTTTTCTCTTTCATCAAAAGATCTGCGAATTCTGTTGCTCACTTTGTTGCTAGAGCGGGAAATTCTTTACCAGGTCGTGAAGAGTGGCGTTCTGTGCCACCTTCTTGGTTAATCTCTGTGCTGTAATTGCTGGTTTTATTGTTAATGAAATTGCActttccataaaaaaaaaacataaaatgttaTCAAGATGATgacattatcattattttccgtaattaaaaatattgtaacaCTACCGTAATTAGGATTTTAGACGATCATTTTCCAAGCATCTCCATCAATGATTTGGTTATTAAGAATCTCAATAGTAAACAAAAGGGACAATAACTAGTGGGACTCAAAAGCCAATCAAATACGGGTATGGATAGAAAAGGCAATATTATGACAAAATCCATTTTGCTCTTCATGCACCAATCACAACTTTACTTTTTCTGCTTGTTATTGACTTAACATGAAAATAGGAAAGAAGAGAACTTCATTTAATGAGTTATAATATCACTGTAaactgaagaaaaaaaaatggactaAGCTGGCCTGCTTGCTTTCACTAAAGAAATGCAAACAAATTGTAGTGAGGCCTCCAAAGCCGGAACTAGAAACAGACAGAAATATTCGAGAATCATCAAATtaaacactaaaaaaatatactattttatttgttcAACAACACTCTTCACCAActacaactcttatttttcactctctacaCCTTAGAGATTTTTGTTACTTCACTTGATGTTTAAACTAAAGGGGAGAGGAGatatttatacatgaaacaaactaatcacaactattcatttattcaactactatataaATCCTCACCATTCATTAAAAACTACCACTCACCTATTTCACCAACCACACCTACCATACCTACCACAAGAAGCTTCTATGTATTTAAACTTGAATTTATTCATCTTagatcaagtttatgatccaacacCCCCCCTTAAAATTGATCCTCTGACACCAAGCAAACTTCTGAATTTTACAAAGTTTTCTTGCTTGAGCGGCTGGTGAAGATATCAGCTGCTTGATCTTGTGATTTTACATATTTGATTTGTACTTCTTTTCTTGCAATACGCTCTCTTATGAAATGATAGTGAATATCTATGTGTTTGCTTCGATCATGAAAGACTGGATTCTTGGATAGGGCAGTTGCTGATTTGTTATCAACACAAATCTCGCTTGGCTCTTCTTATGGCAAACCCAACTCCTTCAGCAAATTTTTTAGCCAAATTACATGACAAACACTTGATGTGGCAGCTACATACTCAACTTCACAGGTGGATAGCGTGACAAATGATTGCTTCTTTGACATTTATTTGAAAGCAGTATCTCCCATGAAGAACGCAAATACTGTGGTTCTCTTTCGATCATCTACATCTCCACCCCAATTGCTACCGCTATATCCAACAAGCTtgtaattattacaaaatgaGTATAACAAGCTGAAATTAATTGTACCTTTGATGTAGCGAAGGATTCTTTTTGCAGCTTTAAAATGAGTGGCCTTTGGATTCTCCATGTATTGACTCACAAGTTCAACAACATAAAGGATATTTGTTCTTGTGCATGTCAAATAACGTAGGCTTCCAACCAAACTTTTAAAGAATGTTGGATCTATATCTTCTCCTTCATCATGTTTAGATAACTTGACTCCGCATTCCACTGACGTTCTTATAGGCTTGCAATAATTCATCTTGAACCTTTTGAGAATCTCCTTTGCATAGCTTTCTTGGGAGATAAATATACTTTCTTCCTTTTGCTTAACTAATGCTAAGGTAATGTGTCATCAGTCCGATGTCAGTCATCTcgaactcttcaaataagctTGGATCACTTTCAGTGAAGATGAGATCATCCACATACAAGCACATAATCAAAATGTCTCCAACTTTTTCTTTGACGTAGAGAGCATGTTCATAAGGGCATTTGGTGAAGTCGTTCTCTTGAAAATACTTGTCAATTCTGCTATTCCATATTGCTTTAACCCATAAAGAGctttcttcaatctcaaaaCTTTATCTTTATGTCCTTTCACCACATAGCCTAATGGTTGTTCGATGtaaacttcttcttcaaggaatccattcaagaaagcagactttacatccatttgaaaaatcttctaTTTGTTCAGAGCAGTCAAAGAATAATAAGTCTAATAGTTTTAAGTCGAGCTATAGGATCAAATACCTCATCGTAGTCTATGCCAGCCTTTTGACTATAGTCTTTTATAACTAGCCTCACCTTGTGCCTTTCAATTTCTCCCTTCACATTTCTTTTCGTTTTATAGACCCATTTGACATCGATCGCCTTGTGACCTTTAAGAAGAGTAGTAAGCTCCCAAGTATCATGCTTCACAATGGCTTTGAGTTCTTTATCCATTGTAATTCTCCACTTTTTATCTAGTGCAGCTTCTTGGAAGTTGACTGGCTCACAATCAGCAAAGAGGCAAAAGAGAGTGAGATTATCATATCTCTCAGTTACCTCATAGAGATATTGAAGACTCCTTATACATTCTTCCGTTCTTTCATTTGAGAAAGATGGTAGTGAATCTTCACATGTGGTTGATGCTAGTGAGATAGGTGGAGTAGTTGGCTATTGTTGTTCTTCTACTTGTTTTATCTATGTatgatcatcttcttcaatggGAAATAAGTTGAAGTCATCCACACGAGTAAACATCCTTCACAAATTTGATCAGGGTGATTGATGCATGGTAAGCCATTCACCATGTTCTTCTTGGATAGTAGCTCCAGTCCTCCAAAGTTGAGATGCCCATTTCAAAGATGCCAAGTCCATGATGGATATTTGTGACAGATTTTGAGACATTTTGCAACAtcattttgaataattaaacgAAACATTCTATTCTTCGACATTTTTTTCACCTTTGtaattagatttcttttgtcatCTCTTAGGAAAAAACTATAATCTTTTAAGCGAATATCATAGCCTTTTTCCAAGAGTTGACCCAAACTAAGGATGTTGCTTTTTATATTGGGCACATAGTAAACATTCGAAATTATTTAGTGACTACCATCTTTTGCACGAAAAGGAATGTTACCTTTACCCTTCACTGGTACTTTTGAGTCATCTCCAAAAGCAACACTGCCATTCATAGACTCATTTAGTTCCATGAACATGCTTCTGTTTCCACTCATATGATTGCTAGCACCTGTGTCAAGATATCATGTATTTTCTTGACCTACACTTGTGTTATTGCGTGCTAGTAAAAGGGTGCCATATTTACCATTTTCTCTTCTACATAATTCACTCTCTCATCAATTCTGGTACTTGGAGTTCTACATTCTAAAGCATAATTCCCAAACTTTTGACAAGTAAAGCATTATACTTAGGATTTGTGATACCTCAATCTTGGATTGCCTCTGCCTTATCCTCTGGTTGAGCCTTCTCCGTTGGCATAATTGGAGTTGTTGTTGAAATTCCAACCTTGTCCATGACCACGACCTCTACCTCGAACATAATACCTTCTCTTATTGTCAGAGCTTTCTTATCTTTTCGTTGGATTGATTCTATATTGAGAAGTTGTTCTtcaattccttcttttttttttttcttcataggCTTGCAACCTTCCTTAAAGTTGTTCGATCGTCATATCCTCTAGATCTTTTGTTTCCTCAATTGTCACAACAATATGGTCAAACTTCGAGTCTATTGATCGAAATATCTTTTCAATAATCCTTACATTTTTTAACTCCTtgccatttctttttaattcagtGGAAACAATCACAACCCGAGTAAACTAGTCAAAAATTGACTCCGATGACTTCATGTGTAAGGACTCAAATTCTACTCGTAATGTTTGGAGACGAACCTTCTTAACTTGCTTCGCTCCTTTGTAAGAAGTCTTTAGTTTCTTCCATGCTTCTTTTGAGGAGGTTGTACTAGTAATCTTTTCAAAAGCTATTCGTCTAATGATTGAAAGATGAGATACTTTGCTtcattctctttcttctttaagtcttttaaattctccTTCTACACTGCAATTAAAGCTTTCTGGCACAATAAAACTTTTCTCTATGACATCCCATACGTCATGTGCACCCAATAGAGCCTTCATTTTAATACTCCAACTGTCAAACTTACTTTCCTTTAATTGTGGAATTTGAAATGACATCATACCACCATTTGCCATAACTCACAAATTGAGTGAGAATTTTAAGATTCCGAATACACGGATGGATCCGGCACGTCGAGAAACCTTGGGAGGGACTCGAGTCAATTTTCAATCAACGATCAATTTTTGGTCAATGGTCAATGCTGGTCAATCGCCAACTGCAGTGTAGTTGACTTGGTTCGGTCTGAGTTGGTTCGGTTTTATGTGGCTCGTTCGACTTGATTCGGTTCAGCTCGGCTCGGCTTGGTTCGGTTCGGCTCAACTTGGTTCGGTTGGTTTCAGCTTGGTTCAACTCGGTGAGTTGACTCAACTTCAGGACATAAAACTTCTGGCAACGAGTGTGGGTGCGTTCAGCCTCCGATTGGGCTGAGTTTTGTGGCATTATGTTCCTCTCATTGAGATCTTCAATTTGATATGCTATATGATTATATATAGCATCGAACACTATCTCTGATACTGCTTTGTTGGAGAATCAACAAATGATGCAACTAATGTATCATGGGGctataaaagaaagagaagaagaaaagcttTCATTGGAAATTTTGGATTCTTTAAGATATGAAACATGAGAGaccttgaaaagaaagaaaggaaaaaaaaaacctaaaactGAGATTTCTTAAACAATGGAAGAGTAAAACAAAGTTAAAAAACGAGagtaaattcttaaaaatatacCAAGCAGGAAAATAAAGACCTGcgaaaaacaaattttaatggaTGCTCTTGTGGacgtaaaagaaaaatgatccCAATGTTAGTTTAAAGACAAGTTTTGATGGACACTCTCATGTAGAATCTATTTGATCACACTCGATGAGAGcgagtttttaaaaatgttatcaTAAATGAAATTAGGTTACTAgacttctctctctctctctctctatacatatatatatatctgtgtgtgtgtgtgtgtatctataaaattattatcaggTGCATGtgccctcattttttttaattcagacACTTTATTAAACCACATGATTTAACAACGTGTCTACATGAAAAAAAAGGGGTACTTGTATGAGAGAATGActctatgtatatatataatcatttgttACGAAGCATAAGGCCTCCCCTAAATCCTAAAATGGGCAATATCAATACAGTGCAAAGAAACAAGTTGTAATTAcatttttctaaagaaaactaTGGGACATGGGTTGAATCAAGATACTTGGGGTGCTTTTCGACACCTAAGTCACCCTTAACGAAGCTGGCTAATTGGAgtataatttcaattatagATGAATTTATCTTGCAATTTCAGACTGCAAGAAAAAAGGTTTTTAGATCTTCCAAGGAAAGTTACGGATGTGGGTTTTAAATCAAGAtactaattagtaattaaCCAGGCTATACCATCATTGAAGTCTGATTTCGATTATATATGTACGAGTACTTCACTGCCTTCATTAGTCTCAAACTCATGTGAACTAGATAGCATCCAAACAAATTACCAAAGCATAATTTTCTAAGTTGTTTACAAGATCACAGCTGTTACCAGTGAAGAGATTTTAGATCTAGGGATTTCAAATCTTAACACTTATTTCTCCTTAAATCTTAAAGTCAAACAACCaaaattttcttccaaaagcCATTATGAGAGAATGAATATTTCTGTTAAAAGTTTATGACAACAAATTACTGCTAATAAATGACCATTTCGTACGTTTTCAAGCATCTGCAGACTGCAAAACTAAAAAGCCATCATCTCAAAACAATTgggaaaatattaaaaaatatatgcccaaaaaaaaaaaagaggaagcaAACTTAAGGATCTTGAAAAGCTTGTCAAATTTTGGATGCCACGGTGAAAATATTAAActgcaattttttctttttttttaataatttactgcaattttttctttgtcacAAATGAGATTGACTAACATACCCTCGAGTAGAATCTAACTACAGTACAGCCATTTGGATTCTTAGTcgataaaaaatatctttgaaaaaattagggttttttgttttcgacGTATTTGTCCAAGAAAGATTTTatgttttggattttgatcttGTCAATGGTGAGTGAGTACCGATTTTCAAGTTTGTATATACGTTGAATTAATTGTATGTTTTATTAGTGGGGTGTATAGCATAtacatagagagagagagagagagagagagagagagacgaCAGCCTTCTGAATATCATTATGCTGCTTCCTGCAAATCTTATACGAttgttgttgaaattttgtacCTTGATAAGAGCATTCATTGATAAATATGTTTCAGTGTTATAAGACTTCTGATGAACGTCTAGGGAGTCATCTTAATTTGAGATGTATGGTACATGCATGAAACGTGTGTAGGAATTGAACTGTAGTGATACAACATTAATCAATTTAACCCATTGgatacaaaattttagttattatagACCATGATAGTGTGAATGCCAATTCACATCAAGCGGAATTGGTATTAGAAGTCATGTAGATTTAAAGAGATTAATAAGGTAATGGGTtcgaaaaataattgaaattgacACAATACTTAAATCTGTAAGAATTTGAATGTGaaactttatttgttttaatattgtatttgtgaaaccattaaaattttgtaataaggACCAAAACTAGTGAAAAATCTTAACTGATAGAAGCtgattgagaaaaaaattgaacaccACTAACACTGTCTCTAATACTGTGTAATTATTGTTTCACTGAATTACAAGCTTAAAGTATTAAGCCAATgcccaaaattattaattttaaaccaaaaaaaaaaaaagaaaaagaaagaaagaaagaaagacgTAACTTACAGTTTTAACTTTATAAAAAGTTTCATTAGCCAatatatagattttatttatttatttattgtagaaGTAAGGGATCATGCTATGTTGGTTATGCTCTAACTTAGAGCATCTCCAACATATCAATTTCCAGAAGTGAGAAGTCAAGGTTTCAATCAATTGGTCGTGGTTTTGTTCAATAATTTCGCAAAACAacagaaatgaaataaaattatataccaccataattaattaatcaacgGATTCTGTTTAGATTCTGTGCTTGATTGTATATCAAtatcatcaaatttttatcaagactttaaattcaattatattgtTGTGGtctgaatgatttttctttttaatatttttacgaaTTTATTCATGTTTGGTTGGATAATATTTAAAGTATTAACAAACATAGGTTTTAATGGAGTGAAATTGTAAGGGGTGGTAACTAAATCttgttttttgttgtttaatgAAAAGACTGAATTCAATATGAAGTGGTCTGATATTGTAAATGCATTGCAgctaaattgaaattttttatacgATGGGAGGAAGTGCATTGCGCCAACGAGGACATGACTTGCTATACAGGTCCATTTTATTAGGTGttgtttgaataaaattcTCTTAAAAATCCATGTGGATTCTAGCCTCGGAATTGGTGTCTAAAATTTCAATGTGAGATCGCTTTTCAGTTTTAACATGCAAATCTCCTATATTTAGCATTTACTTGATGAATTTGtttcccaaaactttttaagttGAGAAAGATTTATATCGAGTTCCTTTATTTTACTGCATACTTGATTAAACCTATGAGGagttggaagaaaaataacaaaaatggaGATAAAGACCCTTCAAGTTGTAGCTTTGCAATTAACAAAATCGGGTTATTTTACAGTTAAAGTGagctttgtttttcttattgtagtaatttttgtagtttgaaggaatcaaaattttttaattataatgccGCAAAATTTGGTCAATTATGTAGATACCACAGAAAATGTGATCATGTCTTTTGGTTTGAGCTTTGGTCACTTGAGTTTGTTTATGACAATAGTACAATCTTTCAGGCTTTGTTCTATAATGTAAGAATTTGCCGAGTGAGTAGGCAACTACTGCTTTGTAGCCACTAATTTTGATTGGGTCAATGCCTTTAACTGGAATATATgcagattattattattattattattattttctgttaTATGGAATGCTGATCACCTTATTCTAAGTGGTCAACCCATAAGGAGAAtggaattaattattaaaatttgattatggCTTGCCTTTAAATAGTTTTTGAGGATGCAAGATATTAAGTATCAATgataacaataaaaacaaattttgtcaGCTGAATACtttcaaacttttagagaCTACAAGTGTTTGATTGGTTTATCAATGCTTACAAAAGGGGCCAACATTTGCTTTATTTCtgcaattaatcaaagcattagtAATAGCTAAATATGGTTGACCTAATATAACAGGaatttgtttgtatttattaGCAATTGGTTCCAttctaaaacaagaaaatccacagggtatatgaatttatcaacttgGACTAATACATCTTCAATTATTCCTCTTGGAACTTTAATCGATCTATCAGCAAGTAAATGAGTGGTAGAAGTTGGTTTTAACTCATCGAGATTGAGTTGTTGGTACACTAAGTaaggaagcaaattaacactagcaccaaGATCAAGTAAAATATGTCCAATTTTATGATCCCCAATAGTGCAAGAAATAGTTGGACTACTAGGATCCTTGTATTTCATAGCACTATTGGTTGAGAGAATTAAACTTACCTGTTCTGCTAGAAAAGCTCTCTTTTGCACCTTATGTTTCCTTTTCACCGTGCACAGATCTTTCAGAAATTTAGCATAAGAAAGCACTTGTTTAATGACATCCAACAAATGAATATTGacctttatttgtttaaaaactTCATAAATTTCTAGATTgtggtttgatttttttggcTTAATTAGTGCTTGAGGAAATGGGGGTACGAGAGGAGAGTTGGTAATTTCTTCATGGGTTAAAGGTTCGACAAACTCTTCCCtattttctgaaattgaatctttactAGTTTTACGAGGGCTCACAACCTATTTTTCGACCACTTTACCACCACGAAGGGATATAACCGATTTGACTTGACTCATATTTTGGTTTCCTAAATTTTCCATTTGAGGATGTTGTTGACTTTTGGGGTTTGGTTTAGGTTGAGCAGGaaactttcctttttcatgCATGGTCGGAGCAGATGTAAGTTTAAAGATAGTTTCTGTCAAATTGGTTAAGGTTTGCATCTTTTGGTTATTGATCGACtcttgtttttcaataaacgaaTGCAATGGGTCTTCCAGAGTTTTTCGTGTTGTGGGACATATGGTGGGTAACTCTGGGGGTTTTGGAAAATTTGACTTGGAGGAACTGGTTGTGAAGGTTGTGCGTGATTGTCATTTCTCCAACTGAAATTTGGGTGGTTTCTCCAACCAGAGTTGTAAGTTTGGAAGTATGGATTTGGATTtggccttttgaaattgtCAATGACATTTACTTGTTCATACAAACTTTCTCTCAAAGCTGGCATAGTTGGACAGTCCTGCATAAAATGATCAGTAGAATCACAAACATAACATGAAATATTGTGAACAGACTTTACATGatcattctttttcaattctaatgCTTCGACTTTTCTAGCCAATGATTAAATTTAGCTTGAAAATTATGGTATTCCTTAAGGTTATGCATGCCTCCACCAGATGGAGATGACTGGGGTTTACTTGATGACTCATAAGAACAAACTGTATCCCAATGTTGCGCATTCTCTGCTATATAGTCAAGATAGTCTAATGCATCTTCAGGACTTTTATCCCTAAACTGaccattacacatcatttcaacgACTTGTCTACATTGGGATGTTAATCCCTTGTAGAAATAAGACACTAATCTTCATGTTTCAAAACCGTGGTGTGGGCAAATATTAAGTAGTtctttaaacctatcccaacattggtaGAGAGTTTCTCCTGGTTTTTGAGTGAAAGTGGTGATTTgtcttttgaaagaatttgttctgTGGGGTAGGAAGAATTTTTTCGAAAATTATGCTTGCATTTCATCCCAAGTTCTGATGGATCTTGACCTAAGATTTTGTAGCCAAATTTTACCTTTATCTTTTagtgagaaaggaaaaaacttAAGCCTGATTATATTCATGCTATAATTTTGATTAGTACATGTGTTACAGACTTCCTCAAATTCCCTTAAATGCAAATATAGATTTTCAGACTcaaaaccataaaaaataGGAAGAAGTTGAATGATACcaggtttgaaattaaaacgtgATGTATCAGGAGGAAAAACTATGCATGATGGTGACCCTGTTCTAGTAGGATGCATGAAGTCTCTAAGAGTCCTAGGCTGTTCATGAAGATTTTGCACCGTTTGGTCATTTTCATGCTCcgaaaaattttcaactccTATGTCAGCCATATCTAAGGGTGGTGAAGGTGATCTTCTAATTAATCTACCACTATTTGTACGAGACCAACGACGCATACAATGCTAATGATGTGTGCTAAACCAATGATGCATAAAACGCTAAAtgaatattacaaaaaataaaaataaactagaaattaaataagcaagaatacgaaataaaaataaacaaaatgaaaataaataaattaagcgGTGAAACCAGccataaacaaagaaattaaaagaaattatttaggtggtattttaaaaccagccatataataaacacataaaatgaaataaattaatgtacaagaataaataaactgaaattaaaatgataggCGGTAGAACCgaccatataaataaaaatacatgaattaaaaaaatttaaataacagttAGGCGGTAGAACCgaccatttaaaataaatgcgtaaagtaaattgtaaaaatttaaagaaataaatttgatttgggGACTGATTTGCAAAGGTTTCTGGGCTAAAATGAAGTttctcaaaaattttatagataatGTTAAAGTTTGAAAAGAGGAGGGGTGCTAACTGAAGTTTTAcgaaaagagaataaaataggACCACGGAAAGATagtaaagacaaaaaaattaaacataaaatcaaaataagtaaAGACAAGCTAACaccaaatttagaaaactctCCGGTAACGACGCCAAAAACTCGACAAAactcaaaagtgtattactctcaagtataagagtgtctagttataatataatcctGTGAGTTCGGGGTTGaatcacaaaaaattttaaaatctagttgtcaatttgttaaacaaagaaaattaattgtggggaaaataaattatttaaaaacaatttaaaaatatgctaaggTTACGAGATCCACTCTCaatattcaaactataattttaatactacctcatttatattttacctCACTTTTtccagttaattattatatcatttaattctatgtttgtggataaatatggaataaagtacctaatgtaccacactatattaatgtgtcgatattttgtcaaaatacCGTATAGAtccaaagaaatttataaattaacatgacataaaaatagatataaaagaataaaataaacttaaaaactcatttgagaaaataataataattaatagtttgaaacattGAGCTTCACCCTTCACCtcagtttaataaaattagccacacatattgaaagaaaacacaacactctttttatttgataaactttttgaaatatattacaaagaaaattaatacagatggaaacaagaaaagaaaagaaacaaagaaagaaagaaattctttgCTACACCCTTAGCTATCACTCTCTCTCAGAACTCGGCTCCCTCCTCTACTGGCTTTTCCTTGCATTTCCTTGCCCTTTTATAGGCAAGGAAtgcattatctttattttattattatgtacatatatatata encodes:
- the LOC127900678 gene encoding uncharacterized protein LOC127900678 — translated: MLAVLNVLPTAVNLRSKHVSLNDLCLVCNSDKETVFHLLVDCPFARTCWIKSKVGFFGIYSSFKDWLQALFRNCTNEQCWIAVMSAKSSVMFNQVSSDPGAGAIAWSPPRVGWLKCNTDAAVFADEGRDGLGSVIRDESGKFVAGLCCNIRGNYSPRDAELSKVIIETDCLQAFYALVDRKSPLNSFGSLVLDCKCIADSIGDIVFSFIKRSANSVAHFVARAGNSLPGREEWRSVPPSWLISVL